The sequence tccaaaactgcagctcttgtggggtgttcccggtctgcagtggtcagtatctatcaaaagtggttcagccaaggaacagtggtgacccggcaacagggtcatgggcggtcaaggctcattgatgcacatggggagtgaaggctggtccgtgtgatccgatccaacagatgagctactgttgctcaaactgctgaagaagttaatgctggttctgatagaaagaggtcagaatacacagtgtagggggaccaacacactattaggcaggtggtcataatattatgcctggttggtgtatatcaATGACACTGCAtgttttgtgtacatttgttacattttattcatattatttgcTATATAAAAAAGATCCTGGCAACATGATCCTTTAACTGGATCTATCCCATGCAAATCATATTATAGGAAGCTTATCTACTATGTACATTTTGTGAGTAAATACAGATAACTGTGTGTGATTGCACTACCTCATAAGTCTGGCCCTCCAGGTCTCGGGCATCACACCAGTTCCCAAAGGCATCTCGCACTCGACGTTTCCTTGTGCGCTTAAAGACATATGAACAGAAAGATAAGATGTAAATCTAGCCACATATATGAGATACTACTTGAGCTGTTACAAGTACGCCTGGCTGTATCTGCCAATGTGAGGTGAGAATACACGGTCAGTGACATGATCTGAGATGCTAGAGAAATAAACCCAGGTTTCTACACTGATCGTCACCATGGACTGTAGCCTCTGAGCGAGCTGATAGGCCTCCAGACTGTCTCTGCTCTCCTTCAGACGAGAGCGGTCCACCGGCCGAGGGCGGTTATAGATCGCCTGCTCTGTGGAGTGGAAAGAAGAACAGTAGAATATATTTCTTGATTAAATATGTATGATGATGGAATGCTAGTAAGGTAAGCATGTTATATGAAAATGCATCTTCATGCTGTACCACAGAAGAACACACAAACTAGCTCAGAGTTAGGATCATTACCACAGTTGAAGTTGATCGCCCCTATGAGCTCCAGGTAGGTGTGTATGCGGCCAATGCAGTTCACATCCCCGCAGTTCTTCAAGCCTGGACGCACTGATGTCTTATTTAAGTACTTGGGTTTGCTCTtatccctaacacacacacacagtttaaatgACACATTACAGTCCATTTTGTCTCATAAATCCATCAGgatccctcacacactcaccactggTCCAGAATGTAGTTGCGGATTTTCAGATATCGCTCTGGGGTTTTTGACAGGCGACCTTCAAAGAATTCTGGGATGGCCTGCTTTTCTTCTTCGGTGATGGTGCTTGTGTCCAGTGTTACTTCCTGTTCAGGAGGCTTCAgctcctcttcttcatcctgGTCCTCTGTGTCCTCTAGTGGACTCTTCTCAAGTTTATCtccaaaaagaaataaataagctttcaGAGTTGGTTTAAGGATGATATTAGTATTGATGTTGAATGAGCAGATAATCAGGTGATGGATATGTAAAAATATTCAGCAGGTACCTTCAATGCCCTCATCCTCATGCTGgagttgtgtttttgtgtcccAGGACTCTCGAGGATCTCCAGGTTCTGGTTCTGTCTGAAAGTGGCTGCTGTTCACCTCAGAAACGACCTCGGGAGGAGTATCAGACGTTTCCGCTGTGTCCCAGACGTCACTGTTTATCTTGTCCGTACAGAACGCTGTTTGACTTTCCTCTCTTTGGTCTTCATGCTCGTCCAAACCTTTGTGCTCGTCCCTGAAATCCAACTGGTTCTCAGGCTGACTCGCATCATCGCTCAGGTCATCGGTGATGTCCACGTCCTCGTCATCAGACAGTCGTTCGATGCGTACAGCGTTGGTCAGATCGGCGGGCTGAGGCTGGACAGAAGGAGGGATGGATCCAGATGGTAGCGAATCACGTAGTGCACTCTGGGGCTTAGTGGAAGACTCTTCAACATGACCTTCAGCTTTAGCCTTTAATGAATAAGAAAAGCATAACAGAAGAAATCTTTTTGTGAATGTTTGTTGCAGccacaaacacaacaatctgCATTAACACTGAATGAATAATGTACTATAAAAGATCTGTCAAAAGACATTTCTGGCCAGTTATAAGGACTTAAACAAGCCTTTATAGTTCAATTTAGCTTAAAGGATTTATAGAGTTCTTACAAAGGGgacaatttaaaagaaaaccatAAAAATACATTGCAGAACTATTTGTATATTTCTAAGGCATCTTTGAAACTGTGCAATAATTTTAGGTCTAATGAtgatggggcagtggtggctcaagctgttaaggctctgggctgttgatcagaggatcagggttcaagccccagcacttgTGCAAGACCCTTAAACGCTCACTGCTCCAGaagcactgtatcatagctgaccctgcgctctgaccccaacttccaaagttgAGATATGTGAAGAGAGAATTTCAccgtaatgtatatgtgacaaataaaggcttctattcCATCCACACATTTCATTCAATCTTCTGAAGGATCTCTAAAGGCACTGACACGACATCTTGAGAAGACACAAAGTCTGTGCTGTTCTGCGGTACCTTGTTTTTAAAGTACTGCCTGGCGTAGCTCTTGACCTGAAGAACAGTCCTAGTGCCGATCAGCTTTGCGATTTTAGTCCACCTCCGACCAAACTGAGCCTAGTTCAGAACACAATCAGAAAATCACAGCATTGttgtaattcattttttttttaatcaggctAGCTGCTGTAAACAACAACATACCAGTCCTTTCTCGAAGAGATCTTTCTCCTCTTGTGCCCAGCGAGCCGAAGCTCCAGAGCTCTTCACTGGTGACCTGCACAaggttacacacacagacacgactcattttcatgatttttagatattttcagcaATAATCACCCACGGGCAGACGTGAGCAATTTGCGAACAATCCACTTTGCTTACTTTTTTACTTTAGGCTTTTCATCAGTCCACGCCACTTTAGGAACCTTCTTCCCAGCAAAATAATACGTAAACAGAGTTAAAGAGGATACACACATCTAAAAGCAAGCTGCAAAAGGAAAGAGTGTGTCATTAAGGATATTGTTCTTCCAGCAGCATGCTCTCGATGATCTCTCGGTTCTCAGCGCTGATGGAGTTATCCAGGGTccagggctgagagagagacaaaaaaacgAGACAACATGAGAAATGATAAGAGAAAATATAATCCAGTTCTCAATAAAGAGAGTCTTACCAGCACAGTGGGGTCAGTCCTCCAAGCTGACTGGACGTACTGATCCTGGAGCATCATGGCCCTGGTAATATCACTGCAAAATCAAGCAGGTGAGATCTTTATATGAGTATGTAATCTCATGGGCACCAGATCAGAGCTTAAGGGTTCATTTTGATAGATTTTacataataaatgtttttatgggATGAAAATGAAATGGCTACTAAATAATAGTTCACTGTATGACTAAATGGAATAGCCTATAGTTTCCATAAGCAATAAAATCAGTACAGAAATGTCAGAACCCCGGTCCAGTTATATCAGACCCAGGGGCAACTTCCAAATGATTCCCAACTCCCCAACTAGGTGCAATAATTAGGGTATGAACTAATGTGTCTAAACACCCTTTAAAGTGCACTACATGTCCAAGACAGCGCTATTCTGAACACAGCCTTGCCTGTCGCGTCTCTACTGAATCCTGGGTGAAAAGCAACGTCCATAATAAACCTCATAAAGCTCAGTATAAGTATTCAGGAGGCATGTTTACCTATCAGCTGCATCACATTCGTCTCCTTCGATGTCAACAACATCCACCTCGTCCGCCATGATGGTGATGAAAAgcgcgagagcgagagagagagagagagagagagagagagagagatttccggGTTGCTTGTTTTTCCACATGACACCATGTGGTCAGGAGGTAATACTGCAGTCCAGTCAATGCACATCCAATGTTGGTGTTAATAAATACTttttgtgtgtactgtaagtttATAAGAATCcaataaacatcataaacatttatCCAAAACAGGCACAGATGttagttcattcattttctctgaCAAAAATCCCTGTAATGGACATCACTGGTTTATATTAGTGCTGGTAGCAACTAACACAGGGTCTGGATCAGCTCCTAGTCCAGTAACCAGGGCACTGACCGGAGAGTCGGACATTTTACGggctatctctttctctcactttctccttcCAGTGCACTAGAACGTTCACGCCTTCCCGTAATGCACAGAGTAAACCAGGAAGCATCGATGCTGACTATGTTCCTTTACTGaagtcatacactatattgccaaaagtattcgctcacccatccaaataatcagaatcaggtgttccaatcacttccatggccacaggtgtataaaatcaagcacctaggcatgcagactgtttttacaaacatttgtgaaagaatgggtcgctctcaggagctcagtgaattccagtgtggaactgtgataggatgccacctgtgcaacaaatccagtcgtgaaatttcctcgctcctaaatattccacagtcaactgtcagctgtattataagaacgtggaagtgtttgggaacgacagcaactcagccacgaagtggtaggccacgtaaactgacggagcggggtcagcggatgctgaggcgcatagtgcgaagaggtcgccaactttctgcagagacaatcgctacagacctccaaacttcatgtggccttcagattagctcaagaacagtgcgcagagagcttcatggaatgggtttccatggccgagcagctgcatccaagccatacatca comes from Hemibagrus wyckioides isolate EC202008001 linkage group LG25, SWU_Hwy_1.0, whole genome shotgun sequence and encodes:
- the mysm1 gene encoding histone H2A deubiquitinase MYSM1 isoform X1, with translation MWKNKQPGNLSLSLSLSLSLALALFITIMADEVDVVDIEGDECDAADSDITRAMMLQDQYVQSAWRTDPTVLPWTLDNSISAENREIIESMLLEEQYYFAGKKVPKVAWTDEKPKVKKSPVKSSGASARWAQEEKDLFEKGLAQFGRRWTKIAKLIGTRTVLQVKSYARQYFKNKAKAEGHVEESSTKPQSALRDSLPSGSIPPSVQPQPADLTNAVRIERLSDDEDVDITDDLSDDASQPENQLDFRDEHKGLDEHEDQREESQTAFCTDKINSDVWDTAETSDTPPEVVSEVNSSHFQTEPEPGDPRESWDTKTQLQHEDEGIEDKLEKSPLEDTEDQDEEEELKPPEQEVTLDTSTITEEEKQAIPEFFEGRLSKTPERYLKIRNYILDQWDKSKPKYLNKTSVRPGLKNCGDVNCIGRIHTYLELIGAINFNCEQAIYNRPRPVDRSRLKESRDSLEAYQLAQRLQSMRTRKRRVRDAFGNWCDARDLEGQTYEHLTAEELALRREEMRKRQPKPCKLPKRGSFDPFQLIQCKAFGEERQEPFRVIVCAEALVVMDVHAHVSMGEVIGLLGGSYDHEDKVLRICAAEPCNSLSTGLQCEMDPVSQTQASEMLGVKGHSVVGWYHSHPAFDPNPSLRDIDTQAKYQNYFSRGGAPFIGMIVSPYNPSNSSPVSQNTCLLVLEETGSAGTQKLPYKFEYQISAEPLDLTQVMRRAEWVVFKYRQSYGSVPMERLYRRDSSLTCLEKMLTSLRTILAEIPETETFLVQIEALFITHFIDKRETDQAPGSSSHLHEQFKEFPSHTFTTSELMDSAEVLDSEEICSTEEQTSSSDKGFDNGSDSGNLVVAGKDVNIPLLPSATPEY
- the mysm1 gene encoding histone H2A deubiquitinase MYSM1 isoform X2, giving the protein MWKNKQPGNLSLSLSLSLSLALALFITIMADEVDVVDIEGDECDAADSDITRAMMLQDQYVQSAWRTDPTVLPWTLDNSISAENREIIESMLLEEQYYFAGKKVPKVAWTDEKPKVKKSPVKSSGASARWAQEEKDLFEKGLAQFGRRWTKIAKLIGTRTVLQVKSYARQYFKNKAKAEGHVEESSTKPQSALRDSLPSGSIPPSVQPQPADLTNAVRIERLSDDEDVDITDDLSDDASQPENQLDFRDEHKGLDEHEDQREESQTAFCTDKINSDVWDTAETSDTPPEVVSEVNSSHFQTEPEPGDPRESWDTKTQLQHEDEGIEDKLEKSPLEDTEDQDEEEELKPPEQEVTLDTSTITEEEKQAIPEFFEGRLSKTPERYLKIRNYILDQWDKSKPKYLNKTSVRPGLKNCGDVNCIGRIHTYLELIGAINFNCEQAIYNRPRPVDRSRLKESRDSLEAYQLAQRLQSMRTRKRRVRDAFGNWCDARDLEGQTYEHLTAEELALRREEMRKRQPKPCKLPKRGSFDPFQLIQCKAFGEERQEPFRVIVCAEALVVMDVHAHVSMGEVIGLLGGSYDHEDKVLRICAAEPCNSLSTGLQCEMDPVSQTQASEMLGVKGHSVVGWYHSHPAFDPNPSLRDIDTQAKYQNTCLLVLEETGSAGTQKLPYKFEYQISAEPLDLTQVMRRAEWVVFKYRQSYGSVPMERLYRRDSSLTCLEKMLTSLRTILAEIPETETFLVQIEALFITHFIDKRETDQAPGSSSHLHEQFKEFPSHTFTTSELMDSAEVLDSEEICSTEEQTSSSDKGFDNGSDSGNLVVAGKDVNIPLLPSATPEY